The Methylomagnum ishizawai genome has a window encoding:
- the recQ gene encoding DNA helicase RecQ, whose product MSQSPLQILRTVFGYRQFRGPQAAIVERVVQGGDALVLMPTGGGKSLCYQIPALIRPGVGVVVSPLIALMQDQVDALRQLGVRAAFLNSTLAPDQQRKVERQFLDGDLDLLYVAPERLTTGRFLDTLAQAAVSLFAIDEAHCVSQWGHDFRADYWELSLLHQRFPQIPRIALTATADERTRQEIIARLGLERAEVFCSGFDRPNIRYTIADKRNPKAQLLHFLRAEHPEDAGIVYCLSRKKVEDTAAFLESEGFTALPYHAGLPSEERQRHQRRFLMEEGVVVVATIAFGMGIDKPNVRFVAHLDLPKSVEAYYQETGRAGRDGLAAEAWMVYGLQDVITLRKLVEDSEADEIHKRVERHKLEAMLGLCEVTSCRRQALLRYFGEELAEPCGNCDNCLAPPATWDATEAARKALSCVYRTNQRFGTRHVIDVLLGRAGERILRLGHDRLSTYGIGKDLDEKQWLSLFRQLITLGYLAVDHEAHGVVKLTDACRPVLRGEAQLKLRRDPDQPVSSRERRGAAKPQSRGTVPGTSLAHPDNHRLWEALRALRKRLASEQGVPPYVIFHDSVLMDMVELRPKDLAELGRLSGIGATKLERYGAVFLATILEQGPKPVVDGAGLGGTAQESLELLRQGLDVAAIAGRRGLKPATVYGHLAEAIAQGLADSSAVVGLELAEIRRIQGVWRSLPEEERQGLKPLFEALGGQYGYEVLRCLLAGWTRDH is encoded by the coding sequence ATGTCCCAATCACCCTTACAAATCCTGCGGACCGTGTTCGGCTACCGGCAATTCCGCGGCCCGCAAGCCGCCATCGTGGAGCGGGTGGTCCAGGGCGGCGATGCCCTGGTGTTGATGCCCACCGGCGGCGGCAAATCGCTGTGCTACCAGATTCCGGCCTTGATCCGGCCCGGCGTCGGCGTGGTGGTCTCGCCCTTGATCGCCTTGATGCAGGACCAGGTCGATGCCCTGCGCCAATTGGGGGTGCGGGCGGCCTTCCTGAATTCCACCCTGGCACCGGACCAACAACGCAAGGTCGAACGCCAGTTCCTCGACGGCGACCTGGATTTGCTGTACGTGGCCCCGGAACGGCTGACCACCGGGCGCTTCCTCGACACCCTGGCGCAAGCCGCCGTCAGCCTGTTCGCCATCGACGAGGCCCATTGCGTGTCGCAATGGGGCCATGATTTCCGCGCCGATTATTGGGAACTGTCCCTGCTGCACCAGCGCTTCCCCCAGATTCCCCGCATCGCCCTCACCGCCACCGCCGACGAGCGCACCCGCCAGGAAATCATCGCCCGGCTGGGCTTGGAGCGGGCCGAGGTGTTTTGCAGCGGCTTCGACCGGCCCAATATCCGCTACACCATCGCCGACAAGCGCAATCCCAAGGCACAGCTCCTGCATTTCCTCCGCGCCGAGCACCCGGAAGACGCCGGCATCGTCTATTGCCTGTCGCGCAAGAAGGTGGAGGACACCGCCGCCTTCCTGGAAAGCGAGGGCTTCACCGCCCTGCCCTACCACGCCGGTTTGCCGAGCGAAGAACGCCAGCGCCACCAACGCCGCTTCCTGATGGAGGAAGGCGTGGTCGTGGTCGCCACCATCGCCTTCGGCATGGGCATCGACAAGCCCAATGTGCGCTTCGTCGCCCATCTGGACCTCCCCAAGAGCGTGGAAGCCTATTACCAGGAAACGGGCCGGGCCGGGCGCGACGGCTTGGCGGCGGAGGCCTGGATGGTGTACGGGCTACAGGATGTCATCACCCTGCGCAAGCTGGTGGAGGACTCCGAGGCCGACGAAATCCACAAGCGGGTGGAACGCCACAAGCTGGAAGCCATGCTGGGACTGTGCGAGGTGACATCGTGCCGACGGCAGGCGCTGTTGCGCTACTTCGGCGAGGAACTCGCCGAACCCTGCGGCAACTGCGATAACTGCCTGGCGCCGCCCGCCACCTGGGACGCCACCGAAGCCGCCCGCAAGGCGCTGTCCTGCGTGTACCGGACGAATCAACGCTTCGGCACCCGCCATGTGATCGATGTGCTATTGGGCCGGGCGGGCGAGCGCATCCTGCGGCTGGGCCACGACCGGCTCAGCACCTACGGCATCGGCAAGGATTTGGACGAGAAACAATGGCTGTCGCTGTTCCGCCAACTCATCACCCTGGGCTATCTGGCGGTGGATCACGAGGCCCACGGCGTGGTGAAACTGACCGACGCCTGTAGGCCGGTGCTCAGGGGCGAGGCGCAACTCAAGCTCCGGCGCGACCCGGACCAGCCGGTCTCCAGCCGCGAGCGGCGCGGCGCGGCCAAGCCGCAAAGCCGGGGGACGGTGCCCGGCACCAGCCTGGCCCATCCCGACAACCACCGGCTCTGGGAAGCCTTGCGGGCCTTGCGCAAACGGCTGGCCTCCGAGCAAGGCGTGCCGCCCTATGTCATCTTCCACGATTCGGTGCTGATGGACATGGTGGAACTCCGGCCCAAGGATTTGGCGGAACTCGGGCGCTTGTCCGGCATCGGCGCGACCAAGCTGGAACGCTATGGCGCGGTGTTTTTGGCAACGATCCTGGAACAAGGACCCAAGCCGGTGGTGGACGGTGCCGGACTCGGCGGCACGGCGCAGGAATCCTTGGAGTTGCTGCGGCAGGGCTTGGACGTGGCGGCCATCGCCGGGCGGCGCGGCTTGAAACCGGCCACGGTGTATGGGCATTTGGCCGAGGCCATCGCCCAGGGTTTGGCCGATTCCAGCGCCGTGGTGGGTTTGGAGCTGGCCGAGATACGGCGGATCCAAGGCGTGTGGCGGAGCCTGCCGGAGGAGGAGCGCCAGGGCTTGAAACCCTTGTTCGAGGCTTTGGGCGGGCAGTATGGCTACGAAGTGCTGCGGTGTTTGCTGGCGGGCTGGACGCGGGACCACTGA
- a CDS encoding sulfite exporter TauE/SafE family protein: METAYIVSGVLVGVLVGLTGVGGGSLMTPLLVFLFGFAPSTAVGTDLLFASITKTGGTLVHHGKHKSVEWKIVGWLALGSLPAAGVVLYLLETTFKKDPAVTAIMTTTLGVALLLTAVALLFRNRLMRKSHESALQRKTHSERFGRWQAPITVCVGVMLGVLVTLSSVGAGALGTVALLFLYPRLATVRVVGTDLAHAIPLTAVAGLGHLHMGNVNFELLGSLLIGSLPGIYVGSHLSGRIPEHIMRPILASILVLIGLKFVLA; encoded by the coding sequence ATGGAAACAGCGTACATCGTCTCCGGCGTCCTGGTCGGGGTATTAGTCGGGTTGACCGGTGTCGGCGGCGGTTCCCTGATGACCCCGCTCTTGGTGTTCTTGTTCGGTTTCGCGCCCAGCACGGCGGTCGGCACCGATTTGTTGTTCGCCTCCATCACCAAGACCGGCGGCACCTTGGTCCACCATGGCAAGCACAAGTCGGTGGAATGGAAGATTGTGGGCTGGTTGGCCCTTGGTAGCCTGCCGGCCGCGGGCGTGGTGCTGTACCTGTTGGAAACCACCTTCAAGAAAGACCCCGCCGTCACCGCGATCATGACCACGACCCTGGGCGTGGCCTTGCTGCTGACCGCCGTGGCCTTGTTGTTCCGCAACCGCTTGATGAGGAAATCCCACGAATCCGCCCTACAGCGCAAAACCCACAGCGAGCGCTTCGGACGCTGGCAAGCGCCGATCACGGTATGCGTGGGCGTGATGCTGGGGGTGTTGGTGACCTTGTCCTCGGTGGGGGCGGGGGCCTTGGGCACGGTGGCCTTGTTGTTCCTGTATCCGCGCTTGGCGACGGTGCGGGTGGTGGGGACCGACCTGGCCCATGCCATTCCCTTGACCGCCGTGGCGGGGCTGGGCCATCTGCACATGGGCAATGTGAATTTCGAGCTGTTGGGGAGCCTGTTGATCGGCTCGTTGCCGGGAATCTATGTCGGGAGCCATTTGAGCGGCAGGATTCCCGAACACATCATGCGCCCCATCCTGGCGAGCATCCTGGTTTTGATCGGACTCAAGTTCGTGCTGGCTTGA
- a CDS encoding WD40/YVTN/BNR-like repeat-containing protein: protein MNKTRLIAALLPLWILTASGPSQAKQCQIAWNPPAVSSGTGDLSGVAWGAGRFVAVDHQGSVSASPTGMAWTPTATLAGLYFDIARGGNKFVAVGADSLQTAQPTCSDPGNPFSCFPTDGGYQSYEGRTIAISPNGKRWTPIAATGNRLLAVAWGRGRFVAVGDYGAILTSPTGKRWTARLLGNTSLSSPTLTDIARGHGRFVVVGIGLAGDGSPVGTVLTSPDGLHWTGHDSGTDQWLMGVAWGAGKFVAVGAGGAILTSPDGAVWDTQTSNTTATLYGVAWGAGRFVAVGDQGALLTSPDGVAWTLQTPATSAALTDIAWAHGRFVGVGQGGTILVGTCQ from the coding sequence ATGAACAAAACCCGCCTGATCGCCGCGCTCCTTCCCTTATGGATCTTGACCGCCTCCGGCCCCTCCCAAGCCAAGCAATGCCAAATCGCCTGGAACCCGCCCGCCGTCTCCAGCGGCACCGGCGATTTATCCGGCGTGGCCTGGGGCGCGGGCCGGTTCGTGGCCGTCGACCACCAGGGTTCCGTCAGCGCCAGTCCCACCGGCATGGCCTGGACCCCCACCGCGACCCTTGCCGGCCTCTATTTCGACATCGCCAGGGGCGGCAACAAGTTCGTGGCGGTGGGGGCGGACAGTCTGCAAACCGCCCAGCCAACCTGTAGCGACCCCGGCAACCCGTTCTCTTGTTTCCCCACGGACGGTGGTTATCAATCCTACGAGGGCAGGACCATCGCGATCAGCCCGAACGGCAAGCGCTGGACGCCCATCGCCGCCACCGGCAACCGGCTCCTCGCCGTGGCCTGGGGCCGTGGCCGGTTCGTAGCCGTGGGCGATTACGGGGCGATCCTCACCAGCCCGACCGGGAAACGCTGGACGGCGCGGCTACTTGGCAATACTTCGCTCAGTTCGCCCACGCTGACCGATATCGCCCGGGGCCATGGCCGGTTCGTGGTGGTCGGGATCGGGCTGGCGGGCGACGGGAGCCCTGTCGGCACTGTCCTGACCAGCCCGGACGGCCTCCATTGGACCGGGCACGATTCCGGGACCGATCAGTGGCTCATGGGCGTCGCTTGGGGGGCGGGGAAATTCGTCGCCGTGGGGGCGGGAGGTGCCATCCTGACCAGCCCGGACGGCGCGGTCTGGGACACCCAAACCTCGAACACCACCGCCACACTATATGGCGTGGCCTGGGGCGCGGGCCGGTTCGTGGCCGTGGGGGATCAAGGCGCGCTGTTGACCAGCCCGGATGGCGTGGCCTGGACGCTCCAAACCCCGGCCACCAGCGCCGCCTTGACCGATATCGCCTGGGCCCATGGCCGCTTCGTCGGCGTGGGCCAGGGCGGGACCATCCTCGTGGGCACCTGCCAATAA